TTGATAATGGCGCCGCCGACGTAACAGAATCTCAAATTGATTTAGCCTTGAGCAATAGGCAGCGCATACTCAATAAGGTATTACACAGCGTTTCCCTCTCGCCCTATATCGAGCAAGTTAAAACGCTGTTCAGCCTACTTCAAGATTATGTGAAAGGTGAATACCGAGAAATTCCTTGGTGGTCACTGGGGTCTATAGTGACAGCCCTGCTATACATCTTGCTGCCATTCGATGCGATGCCAGACTTTATTCCTATCGCAGGCTTTTTAGATGACGCGGTGGTGCTTAAATTATGCCTAGACATGATCACAAAGGATTTAGTGACCTACACTCAATTCAAAGCTCAAGAAACCAGCAAGACCAGCGAAGCAGGAAACCAGGGTTAACACGTCCCAAGCTCCCTGTAATGGCAAGCCGAAAATGCCAATTATTAAGTTAGCTCAGCCAACACTTCCAGCAAAGTTTCGTGATGTGTTTTGGTTTTAAAGGTGTCCATAATCTTAAGTAGCCGCCCGTCTTTGCCAATGATAAACGTTGTTCTAACGGTGCCCATATTTTCCTTACCCATAAACTTTTTGAGCTGCCAGCAGCCATATTTATCGATAGTGGCGTGATCTTCGTCTGAGAGTAAGGGGAAATTAAGTTCGTATTTGTCATGGAATTTCTTAATCTTAGCCACCGGGTCAAAGCTTACCCCCAGTGATTGGTAGCCCAGCTTATCCAGCTCTCCGTGAACATCTCGCAAGCCGCAGGCTTGCAGGGTACATCCAGGTGTCGATGCACGGGGGTAAAAATACAACACCACACCTTTTTTGCCTTTGAAATCTTTCAGGCTAACGGTATTACCGTCCTGATCACTGAGTGAAAACGCAGGTGCTAAATTTCCAACTTTAGGTAATGTCACGTAGCAAGCTCCTATTTATAAAATTATTTATCGTCAAAATCTCTACCCTCTATCTCGGCGCGATCTGTAAGCGATGTCGGCAAGGTCTTTTTGACCTTAGCTCCCAGCGTCTCTAAGCGACTAACTCGAGACACCAAGTTACCTTTACCCAAGGTCATTCGATTAAGGGTTTTCTCATAAGCATCACGGCCACGGTCAAGATGCTTGCCAACGTCTTCTAAAGACTGCACAACAAGCGCGAACTGGTCGTGAAGCGCACCCGCCTGCCTTGCGATTTCCTCCGCATTTTGATTCTGCCGCTCGTAACGCCAAATACTTTGTACCGTCCGCAGCGTTGCCAACAAGGTGGTTGGCCCCACCACAATAATATTTTTCTCATACGCATCGCGGAACAATTCCGGATCATGCTCAAACGCCGCCATAAAGGCCGCTTCCACTGGAATAAAAATAAATACAAAATCGAGTGTCCGCAGGCCTTCTATATGCTCATAGCCCTTGGTGCTTAGCCCGTTAATATGGGCCTTCACTGATTGCGCATGCTCGCGCAGCAGTGTTTGACGTTCTGCCTCGTCGTCGCTGCTGCAGTAGCGCTCATAAGCAACTAGGGACACCTTGGCGTCGATAATAATATCTTTGTCGTCGGGTAAATGAACAATGACATCAGGCTGCCTTCGTCGACCGCTGTCGTCAGTAAAACTCACCTGAGTTTCATACTCGTGACCTTTGCGAAGTCCAGACTCCTCCAGCACCCGCTCTAAAATCACCTCTCCCCAGTTGCCCTGCGCTTTATTGTCGCCCTTTAAAGCACGGGTCAGATTTTGCGCCTCTTTACTAATACTGCGGTTCATTTCTTGAAGATTTTTAAGTTGCTCTTTCAGCTCGCCACGCTCACGATTTTCATTGTCATAAATATGGTCTACGCGGCCACGAAATTCTGTAAGCTGTTCTCGAAAGGGTTTTAATTGCACCTCCAAAGCGTCGCGGCTGTGCACCTGAAACCGCTGACTTTTTTCTTCGAATATACGATTGGCGAGCTGTTCAAATTGATCCGTTAACTGCTTTTTGGCATCACTAAGCAGCGCGATCTGTTCTGTGGTGGCAGTTTGTAAATGGCTAAAGGCGCTTTCCTTTCTCGCCAGGGCATCATTCAGCGCGCTATTTTTTTCTTCTGTCGTTCTCAGTGTGTCCTGTGCACTGCTAAGCGCCTGCCCCTGCATCAGCAACTGCGCATTAAGAACGGCAACTTCTCGCTCATGGGATACCGCTAGATTCCTGGTTTCTTCAAGCTGTTTTCCTAAGTCGAGGCTGGCTGCGCGCTGTTCATCGAAAGCTAACTGTAATGTGCTAGCTCGCTCCTCCAACATCTGAATGTGTAATCGTTTGCTACGCCCCAATAATAGTACTGCGAGCCCGACGCCGAGACACAAACCTAGCAAGGCGACACCAGCAAGCAATATTAAAAGTGAAGTATCTAAATCTGTGAGCACGTCATAAGCCTTGTTGTAATACTTAGAAATGGGTCAAGCAGCGAGACGCCGCCTGATTAATAATAATCGGCCTAGTATACAGAAATCCTTGGTCCAAATGAGACAAAGCAAAGGACTCGTTTAGGGCGAGAGCAGGGAAGGAAACGAGTTATCAACTAGATGCGCGAAAGTAATTATGCGGCCTTTAACGGCTTTGCAGCGGGGGCAACAATAGAGCCTTGTGCAACCA
This portion of the Zhongshania sp. R06B22 genome encodes:
- a CDS encoding YkvA family protein, with the protein product MQIFSTKRAQKVLDNGAADVTESQIDLALSNRQRILNKVLHSVSLSPYIEQVKTLFSLLQDYVKGEYREIPWWSLGSIVTALLYILLPFDAMPDFIPIAGFLDDAVVLKLCLDMITKDLVTYTQFKAQETSKTSEAGNQG
- the bcp gene encoding thioredoxin-dependent thiol peroxidase, which encodes MTLPKVGNLAPAFSLSDQDGNTVSLKDFKGKKGVVLYFYPRASTPGCTLQACGLRDVHGELDKLGYQSLGVSFDPVAKIKKFHDKYELNFPLLSDEDHATIDKYGCWQLKKFMGKENMGTVRTTFIIGKDGRLLKIMDTFKTKTHHETLLEVLAELT
- the rmuC gene encoding DNA recombination protein RmuC translates to MLTDLDTSLLILLAGVALLGLCLGVGLAVLLLGRSKRLHIQMLEERASTLQLAFDEQRAASLDLGKQLEETRNLAVSHEREVAVLNAQLLMQGQALSSAQDTLRTTEEKNSALNDALARKESAFSHLQTATTEQIALLSDAKKQLTDQFEQLANRIFEEKSQRFQVHSRDALEVQLKPFREQLTEFRGRVDHIYDNENRERGELKEQLKNLQEMNRSISKEAQNLTRALKGDNKAQGNWGEVILERVLEESGLRKGHEYETQVSFTDDSGRRRQPDVIVHLPDDKDIIIDAKVSLVAYERYCSSDDEAERQTLLREHAQSVKAHINGLSTKGYEHIEGLRTLDFVFIFIPVEAAFMAAFEHDPELFRDAYEKNIIVVGPTTLLATLRTVQSIWRYERQNQNAEEIARQAGALHDQFALVVQSLEDVGKHLDRGRDAYEKTLNRMTLGKGNLVSRVSRLETLGAKVKKTLPTSLTDRAEIEGRDFDDK